One part of the Lapillicoccus jejuensis genome encodes these proteins:
- a CDS encoding MOSC domain-containing protein, whose product MPQQTSAQTVVTAIHVAPGTRLPTKSVTSVEAEEGRGLVGDRYHGSRHRHVTVQRQQDLDAAAADLGRPVDPGLTRRNVTVSGPDRLPTRPGERLRVGDVELEVVRKAAPCRLLDDGLGPGAARAMHERGGTVFRLLSSGTISVGDLVEQPATERTDETA is encoded by the coding sequence GTGCCCCAGCAGACCTCCGCGCAGACCGTCGTCACCGCGATCCACGTGGCGCCTGGCACCCGGCTACCGACGAAGAGCGTCACGTCCGTCGAGGCCGAGGAGGGGCGTGGCCTGGTCGGCGACCGTTACCACGGCAGCCGGCACCGGCACGTGACCGTGCAGCGCCAGCAGGACCTCGACGCCGCCGCGGCCGACCTCGGTCGGCCCGTCGACCCCGGGCTGACCCGTCGCAACGTCACCGTCTCGGGCCCGGACCGGCTGCCCACCCGTCCGGGCGAGCGGCTGCGGGTCGGCGACGTCGAGCTCGAGGTCGTCCGCAAGGCGGCGCCGTGCCGGCTGCTCGACGACGGGCTCGGTCCGGGGGCCGCGCGCGCGATGCACGAGCGAGGCGGGACGGTCTTCCGGCTGCTGTCGTCGGGGACGATCAGCGTCGGCGACCTCGTCGAGCAGCCCGCCACCGAGCGGACGGACGAGACCGCCTGA